The segment GAACCTCAAACATTACACCTATCTTTTTATAATATTCTGAAAACGCTAGTGTTTTCGTACACTATTGAAAATTTGTCCAAAATATGAAAACGTTTTTATGGTAAATAGAAAGTTTTTTCTGTATAATTTAGGTGTGAAAGTAATTGGTAAGGGTATAGGAATTGTAAATGTTACTGCAACGGTAATTTACAGCGAGTAGACAATACGATCATTTTACCTGAACCTTTATATATTAACGAATCTAGAGGCATTTTTAAAACGTCACAGCCTAAGATGGGGGCATGTAGGAATGAGTAAGGTCGAAGTAGAACAAATTTGGGAGCGCTTTTATGGCCCGAATATGGGTTATGTGTATGACATGTATGAAAAGTATCAACATGATCCGGAATCAGTAGACGGATCTATTCGTGCGCTATTTGAGGAGTTGGGTCCACCGCCTGGAATGGATTCCATTTCCATTTCTGCTGAAGGATCAAAAAGTGATGCCAGCATTCAACAAGCAGTGCCACAGACGGCGATTAAAAAGGTTATTTCCGCAAACAAGCTTTTGCGCAATATCCGTGAACTTGGACACCTTGCAGCGAACATCAATCCACTTCACCAAGAACCTCAGGATGATGTTGGGTTTTTGGATGTGGAAACGTATGGGTTAAGCAAGCAGGACCTGGTTCAGATTCCCGTCGACCTTGTGTGGGAAGCTGCACCTGAGGCGATTTCCAACGCGTGGGAGGCATATGAGCATCTTAAACGCATCTATACTGGCACGATCGCGTATGAGTTCGGTCATATCCATGACGAAGAAGAGCAAACATGGCTGAACTCATATATTGAAAATACAAGAATTGAGCGTCCGTTCAGTAAAGAACAACGAGTGGAACTACTCGAAAGATTGATTTCTGTTGATGGCTTTGAGAAGTTTTTACATAAAACATTCGTGGGCCAGAAACGATTTTCCATTGAAGGATTGGACATGCTTGTACCGATGTTCGACAAGCTTATTCAGTCCGGCTGTGAAGATGGAACGAAGAATATCAGCATCGGGATGGCGCACCGTGGCCGTCTGAACGTACTTGCGCATGTGCTTGGCAAGCCGTACGAGCTTATTTTCTCTGAATTCCACCACTCTCCAAACAAGGAGCTTGTACCTTCTGAAGGTTCCCGCGGCATCAATTTTGGTTGGTCCGGGGATGTGAAATACCACATGGGTGCAGACCGTAAAGTTACGGGTGAGAAGGAACAGGTGGTACGCATCAACCTTGCACACAACCCGAGTCACTTGGAGTTCGTGAATCCGGTGGTTCAAGGGGTGGCACGAGCTTCCCAGGAAGACCGTTCGGAAAAAGGGTATCCAAAACAAAATAAACAGTCATCCTTCAGCGTACTTGTACACGGGGATGCAGCGTTCCCTGGTGAAGGTGTCGTAGCAGAAACGTTAAACCTGACGAAGCTGAAAGGCTATGCAACAGGTGGTACGATTCATATCATTGCGAATAACTTGCTTGGATTCACCACAAACTTCGGTGATTCCCGTTCCACGAAATATGCAAGTGACCTTGCAAAAGGATATGAGATTCCGGTTATCCATGTGAATGCCGACGATCCGGAAAGCTGTTTGGCTGTCATGGTGTTTGCTTATGAATACCGCAAGAAATTCAAGAAGGATATCGTGATTGATCTTATTGGTTACCGTCGTTTCGGTCACAACGAAATGGACGATGCCAATGTGACACAACCACTTTTATATGAAAAAATCAACAATCATCCGGTAATTGCAGAAAAGTACGGAAAAGAGCTTGTGAACAGAGGCATCCTTTCGGAAGAGGATGTTACTGGCAAGAAAACGGAATTCATGCAGAAGTTGCAGGGGATTTTCGATGAGCTGCGTAAAGAGGACGAAGGCAATGTGAAAATTAAGCAGGTGCCAAAGCCGATCAGTGATCAGGTACCTGAGCTTGAAACGGCAGTGCCGGAAAATGTGTTGAAGTCCATCAACAGCAACCTTGTGAAGTTCCCGGAAACATTCACCGTTTATCCGAAGCTTGGACGTATTTTGAAAAAGCGTGAAAGCCTGCTTGCAAATGCCAACAAAGTGGATTGGTCTCTTGGGGAAACACTTGCCTTTGCATCCATTCTGGCTGATGGCACGCCGATCCGTCTGACAGGTCAGGATAGTGAGCGCGGAACGTTCTCACATCGTCACCTTGTATTGCATGATAACAAAACGGGAGAGCGCTTCATTCCGTTGCACGAGCTACCGGAAGCAAAAGCTTCCCTATCCCTTTACAACAGTCCGCTATCTGAGACGGCAGTTCTAGGTTTTGATTACGGATATAGTGTCCAGTCACCTGAATCCCTTGTGATTTGGGAAGCACAGTTTGGGGATTTCGTAAACGTGGCGCAAGTAATCATTGACCAGTTCATCGCATCCGGAAGAGCGAAATGGGGCCAAAAATCAAGTCTGGTAATGCTTCTGCCACATGGTTATGAAGGACAAGGACCTGAGCACTCCAGTGGTCGCGTGGAGCGTTTCCTGAACTCTGCTGCAGAAAACAACTGGATTGTTGCGAACGTGACAAGTGCGGCGCAATACTTCCACCTTTTAAGAAGACAGGCAAAGCTGACGACAAAAGAGGATGCAAGACCGCTTATCGTCATGACACCCAAGAGCTTATTGCGTAACTCGATGACTGTTTCAGAGGTATCTGAGTTGACGGAAGGCAAGTTCAAGCTATTAGTGGAAGAAAAGCGTACAGGGCAAAATAAAGACCAAGTGAAACGCCTTGCTTTATGCACAGGTAAAGTGGCGATTGATCTTGCAGCTAAAATTGATGAAAAGGGCAGTGACGAAGTGGAGTCCCTTCACATCGCACGTGTCGAGCAACTATACCCATTCCCTCAAAAGGAAGTGGAAGAGCTTGCTGCGCAATTCCCTAACCTAGAAGAAATCGTATGGGTTCAAGAAGAGCCGAAGAACATGGGAGCTTGGCCGGTTGTCAAAGCGAACCTTCATGAAATTGCAACAGACGGCATCTCTGTGGACTATATCGGGCGTCCGAAACGCTCCAGTCCGGCAACAGGGGAGCCACATATTCATAAACAAGAACAAGCTTGGATCGTCGAAGATACAGTGAACGTAGACAAAGGGCATGGAGGGGAAAACAAATGATCGAAATTAAAGTGCCAGAACTAGCAGAATCTATCACAGAAGGTACGATAGCAGAATGGACAGTAAAAACAGGTGATGCCATTGAAAAGGGAGAAACAATCGCAGAACTTGAAACAGATAAAGTGAACGTTGAAATTAAAAGTGACTTCAGTGGGGTAATCCAAGAGCTTTTGGCTGAGCCGGGCGACAATGTTGTCGTTGGCCAGGTTATTGCAAAGCTAGGGGAAGAAGGCGCAAGCGCTGCTTCTGAAGCGGCACCAAAAGAAGCACCTAAAGCGGAAGAGGCTCCTAAAGCTGAACCAGCTAAAGAAACAGCACCAGCTGTAGAGGATAAGCGAACCGGCAAGTCCAGAACAGTAGCTTCTCCGGCAGCGCGCAAAAAAGCAAGAGAGCTTGGCATTGATCTTGATGAAGTTTCCTACCGTGACCCAATGGGCCGCGTTCGTGTAGAAGATGTGGAAGCACACAACCAAGCTAAGAATGCACCAAATGTTGAAGCTCCATCCAAACCGGCAGCTGCACCATCTAAACCAGCTGCAGCAGCATCGGCTCAAGATGACGCACGCGTAGAACGCATCAAAATGAGCAGAAGACGCCAAACAATCGCAAAGCGCCTAGTGGAAGCACAGCACACAGCAGCAATGCTAACTACTTTCAACGAGGTTGATATGACGGCAGTGATGGACGTGCGTAACCGTCGCAAAGATGCTTTCTTCAAAAAGAATGGCGTTAAACTAGGTTTCATGTCCTTCTTCACAAAAGCCGTTATCGGCGCGCTTAAATCTTTCCCATTATTAAATGCGGAGATTCAAGGCGACGAAATCCTGTTGAAGAAGTTCTATGATATCGGAGTTGCGGTTTCAACAGAAGAAGGCCTAGTCGTACCAGTTGTACGTGACGCTGACAAACTAAGCTTTGCAGGTATCGAAAAAGAAATCGGTGACCTTGGTAAAAAGGCCCGTGACAACGCATTGGGACTAAAAGATCTTCAAGGTGGAACGTTCACGATAACAAACGGTGGAATCTTCGGTTCCCTTTATTCCACTCCAATCCTGAACACTCCACAGGTTGGTATCCTTGGAATGCACACGATCCAACGCCGTCCAGTCGTGGTGGATGATAACGATACAGTTGAAGTTAGACCGATGATGTACATCGCACTTTCTTACGACCACCGTATCGTCGATGGAAAAGATGCTGTACAGTTCTTAGTGAGAGTGAAGCAATTGTTAGAAGATCCGGAAGACTTGTTGTTGGAAGGTTGATTGACTTGGGAGGGCTTATCATGATGATAGGTCCTCTTTTTAGGTATACCTTAAAATGGAAGGGCATTTTAGGGTGGATATTGTCGGAATACTAGCAATTCTGTGAAAATATGCAGTATAATCATTTTTATACAGAAAAAAGAGAATTTCAGTCACACAAGGGGGAACGCCAAATGAAGAAATACCTATCACTTCTTTTTATAGGATTATTGGTAGTGGTAATGGCAGCTTGTTCAGCAGATGACAAGGAAACTACGGAAGTGAATGAAGAAGGTTTTGCAGAAGAAAGGGAAGCGAGTGAAGATGAGGAAAGCTTGATTCCGATTGGTGAAACTGCAGAAACGGAAGGCGGCAGTTTTACGTACCATGCAAGAAATAATCGCTTAAAGCCAATTGAAACGGATTCCTTTTCCATCAATGTGGACAAAGTATCTGTGATGAGTGGGAAGCTTTCTGGTGGATTTAAGGAATATTTAGGTCAGGATGAAATCCAATATATCCAATTTGATTTAGAAGTGGAAAATACAAGTTCTAATTCCTTGAATTTTGAAGCGTACCAAGCAAGCATTGTAACTAGTTCAGGTGAAGAGATTGAAGCACCAGATTCCCGTTTAACCACCAAGAGTGAAGATACCGGTGAATTGAATGAGAGATTCACTGGCGGCGAAAAGAAACAGGGAGCTATCTTTTTCTTGCTAGAAGAGACGAAAGCAGAAGATGTGGAGTGGGTCCAGATCAAAATGAAAGCGCCTGTGGATGAGAACAATGAGAAGGTTGGGGAAGATATCAAAATTAAGGTGAAGCTATAATTTTATATGGCTTGCAAAGGACAGGGGGCACTCTGTCCTTTTTTGACGAGAGGCAGTATGATAGTTGGCTACCATTCGGATTAATTAGCCTCTTTCTCTCCAATCAACTAAATTTACATTCAGAAGAAGATACGTATTAAATAGAAGGAGGCACCATATATGATTAAAACGGCACTACTTAGCAAATGGCATGTTCATGCACAAGAGTATGCAGAAGAAGCGATTCAGAACGAGCACATTACCCTCACACACGTTTGGGATGAGCAAAAAGAAAGAGGCCAAGCTTGGGCAGATGAGCTCGGTCTCACCTTTGAAGAAGAGATCGATAACATTTTTAGGAATCAGGAAATTGATGCGGTCATTGTCGCTTCTCCAACAAGCATGCATACAGAAATCATCACCAAAGCAGCGGAGCACGGCAAGCATGTTTTCACGGAAAAGGTGCTTGCCGAAACGGAAGCAGATGCAAGGGCCATTCTCCAAGAGGTAGAGAAACACGGGGTCAAACTGATGGTTTCCCTGCCTCGTTTAACAGCTGCCTATTATCTATACACGCAACAAGTGGCTGATCAAGGGTTATTGGGGAGGATTACCACCATCCGTTGCCGTGTTGCACACAATGGGTCCGTTCCGACAGAGCAGCACCCCGAAGGTTGGCTGCCACAACACTTTTACGATAAGGAACTATGCGGAGGCGGTGCATTCATCGATCTTGGCGCCCATCCCATCTACCTGACAAACCGTCTTGGCGGAAAAGTGAAAGCGGTAACCGCCCGCTTCAAACAGACCTTTGATCATGAGGTGGATGATAACGCGGTTGCGATTGTTGAGTACCAATCAGGTGCGCTTGGTATCTTAGAAACAGGGTTTGTTTCTTCCGGTAGCCCCTTTCAATTGGAGGTTTATGGAACAGAAGGAACTTTAATGATCGAAGATGATACCATTCGGATTAGAAGTATAAATCTTGAAGAAGGCTGGCATTCACCAACTCAAGAAGAACTCCCTAAGGACGCACCATCTGCAATGCCTCAATGGGTATCACATATCAGGTCAGGGACAAAGCCGGATATCAGCTATCAAGACGCCTATCTGCTCACCTTGATTAACGATGCTGCCCGTCGTTCCAATGAGGAGGGACGGAGAATCGAGATATAAACAAACACAAAATCGAAAGGTTGGATACCGTTTGAGTCATTTTGAAATTACTGTTATTCCCTACGAACCTAAGTATGCCGAAGAAACAATCATCATGTGGCGGGATAGTAAATTTGGGGCTATTGGTAAAAATGAAATGCATAGCTTTGAAAGTCATGTTAACTTTCTGAATCAGATCCTACCCATGGAATTTACCGTTGAACTGGCGATTGTTGATGAAAAAGTGGTTGGGATGATTGCCTATAATAGATTGCAAGTAAGCCAACTATATATTCATAGCGGATTTCAAAATGTTGGGATAGGGAAAAAGTTACTTGATAGAGCAAAAGAACAATCCAATGGAACTTTGACTTTATACACATTTGAGGTAAATAAAATAGCCCAACGATTTTATGAAAAGAATGGGTTTGTCATTATTGGGGGAGGGAGTGATAATGAAGAGAACCTGCCTGATATTAAGTATGAATGGAAAGCTAAATAAATACTTTTCAAAACGAAAACGACCAGACATATTCTGGCCGTTTTTGTTTCTAGATCATTTACTTTTCTCTTCTTCTTCCATATTAAACCAAAGAGGGTCCATCTCATCGACATCGCCGTTATAGTTGATGAGAATCTCCTCACCAGCTTTGATATCCTTATAAGCAAAAAAGTCAAAGACATGTTCATCAAAATTGATTTCATATCTTGCATTTGGTTCATATGAATGATTGAAAAGCATGCCATAGCCGAGCAAAATGGCAGAATGGTTAATGCCATATTCAAACGCATAGTCTGCTAATAAAGTCTTTTCGATATGTTCGTGCTGTTCGTTTGGATAGGATATAACCGGCGCGGAATGAAACAGAGTCCCCGCTTTGATATCCTCTGTTGCAAATACGCCTCTATTGAATTCTCCATCACTGACTGGAGAGCTTTTTACTTCGATCATGGTCATCACCTTCACGTTTCCGAAAAATTTCCTGACCTATTAAGGGTGCCACTTTCTGTAACGGAATGCAACTGGTTAGTTTAAACAATTGAAAAAAGCTCTCTCACATAATTTCTAGTGAGAGAGCTTCAGACTGTTGACAAACCCAATTTATTTTTAAAATTGCGTATAATTGTTGATCTACGTTTCAGACGCTTCGCTTATCCAGAGGGCGGTCCGGGAGCCTCCTCGGGCTACGCCCTGCTGGGTCTCCCATGTCCCTTCCTCCCGCAGGAGTCTACGCGTCTTCCACTACGATCAACATAGTTATTTATTGCATACCTTGAAGATTAAAATAACTTTGTCTACACACTGAAGCCCTCTCACATAACCTCTTGTGAGAGAGCGTTTGTTATATCCCGATAAAGAAATACTGCTTATCGGAGCGTTCTATTGTTGAGACCTGATTAGTATAATCAACCCAGAATACTTGTTGCATCCTGTCGAGAGTGTCTTTTTTTATCTCCTGCTCAATCTCGACCATCAGTTCACGTGCTGTTTCCACAGGTATTTGGAAATGCTCTGCTGCCTGCACGTATGGATGATGTTTCACCAGTAGATCAAAATATTGATCAGGGGTTTCCGCTTGTTCTTCATAAGCATATTCCACATCCTGAACAAAGTGATAGAAAAGTTGCTTTTCAGGGGGAAGCCCCGCCACACTGCATTTTATAAGGTATCTATATAAGCTTTCCTTCATCTGTAACACCTCATCATCTGTTCCGGGTTTTTACCATCATATGCAAAGTTCGTGTTAAAAGACGTTTTATTACCAACTTGCCTTCTTCACACCAGGAACCTGACCCTTATGAGCAAACTCACGGAATGCAATACGTGACATTTTGAATTTACGGATATAACCCCGCGGTCTGCCAGTTACCTCACAACGATTTTTCAGGCGGGTAGGGGAAGAGTCGCGTGGCAACTTGCGAAGGCCTTCGATATCACCTTTTGCTTTTAATTCTCTGCGAATTTCTGCATATTGCTCAACCAGTTGCTGACGTTTTCTTTCTTTTGCTACTTTTGATTTTTTTGCCATGAATGATACCTCTCCTTTTATGATAATAGTAATCGTTACGATTTATTAAATCATATATTACTTACGAATTCAAATAAAAAGTGTGGGCAATAAATTCTTTATACTGGTTTATCTGGATGCTAAGTGCACATTCACCAACAGCAAAAGCCCCAATCCCTACAAAATAATTTTTACTCGTTCTATGTCAGAATGGTATAATTAAATAAAGGTCAGCCTAAGCAGTGTTCCTTTGTTTAGGTTTATAACTAAAAAAGTCCAGATACCGAATTTTTACTCGCTAATAACAATAATTTTTTAAGAAAAGAACTTAGGTTTTTTTATTTTTCTATAGGGGTACACCCCTTTACATATGACTTATCTACTGACGGAGTGATGATTATTTATGCAAATGCGGACGCGTCTTATTAAAAGTATCCCCAACATGTTCACACTGGGGAATTTATTTTGCGGTTTCTTATCGATCGGCTTTGCCGCAAAAGGAGAATACAGTAATGCAGCTATTTTAATCCTTATCGGGATGATGTTAGATAGTATGGACGGACGTCTGGCTAGAATGTTGAATGCAGACGGGGAATTAGGTAAAGAACTCGATTCCTTGGCTGACGTTGTTACATTTGGTGTGGCACCTTCCTTTTTAGTTTATTATACTTATTTTTATCAGTTCGGCTTACTAGGTATGGCCATTGCAGGCTTGTTTCCGCTATTCGGTGCCTACAGATTGGCGCGTTTTAACATTAGTACAACCAAATCTTCCGGAAAATACTTCACAGGGGTTCCGATCACCGCAGCTGGTGGTATCCTTGCACTGTTGACTCTCTTCGGAAACTTTATCCCACAGATTGTAACAACGGTCATTTTCACTGCGTTTTGTTTCCTGATGGTCAGCAAAATAAAGATCCCAAGCTTCAAAGATGTTCCACTTCCAAAGTATGGAACAATTGTCACGTTATTTTTGGGAGCGTCTTTATTTATTGTTTATAAAGGGACTTATGCACAATATCCTTATTTGATTTATATCGCCATTCCATTATACATTGCTTATCTTGCATACAGATTTGTTAAAGTGCGAGGGAAAAATAGGCGGGAGACGGACTGATAACGTTCGAATCGTAAACCGAGTAGTAAATCGACAAGATTTTGCTGCTCGGTTTTTTATATGCTTTTTTTCCTAAAGGAAAGGGAAATTTTACTTAATGTTGAAATTTACTAAATGGGTAGCATGTATCCTGGGAGTATACCAAATGATTTATTAAGGAGAATGACAATGAATTTAAGAACCAATAGGTTATTGATAAGGGAATTTAACGAGAAGGATTGGGAAGCAGTCTATGAATACACATCCAAGGAAGAGGTTATGAATTATATACCTGGAGGGATTCATTCAAAAGAAAAAGCAAAAAAATTTGTAATTGAAAACGAAGGTGCTGAGGCCGAAAATTATGCTGTTGTGGAAACAGAGAGTAATGGGGTCATAGGTCATATAGTTTTTCATAAATATTTTGGAGGTCACACATATGAGATTGGGTGGGTGTTTAATCCATCCTACCAAGGCAGTGGGTATGCTACCGAAGCAGCCAAGGAAGTGCTGGCTTATGGATTTAATCAACTAGGTTTACATAGGATCATCGCAACATGTCAGCCTGAGAACATTCCTTCCTATCGTGTGATGGAGAAGATTGGTATGAGAAGAGAAGGATTTTTCAAGAAATGTATCCCAAATGGTGAGGATTGGTGGGACGAGTATTATTACGCTATATTGCAAGAAGAATGGAAATAAAACGTTAAATAATCTTTCCCTTGAACTTTACGTTAACGTCAATGCTAAACTGTTACTATCTATATTTTCTGAAAAAAGGAAGGTTCTTCATGTACACGATCTCACAGCTAGCGAAGGAATTCGATATATCCACCAGAACCGTCCGCTATTATGAGGAGCTGGGCCTCCTTGAACCGGCTCGATCGGAAGGCAATCAGCGGCTATTCTCCAAAAAGGAGTATGCCCGCTTGAAGCTGATAATCAGGGGCAAGCGGTACGGCTTTCAACTCGATGAAATCAAAGAGATGGTCACCTTGTTTGATAAAGACCGCACCGGCACGAAGCAACTTGAAAAGACGATTGAATATGGCACACAGAAAATAGCGGAAGTGGAAGAGCGGATTCGAGAGCTAACCGAACTGAAAGAGGAAATGAAGGAGCTTCTCACAGATTTTCAAAATAGATTGGGAGGGGAACCGCATGACACGTAATTTTTTCACAGAGGATAAGCATCTGCAACATGTTCTGAAACAGCACTTAAAACCGGAGTTCTACGAGTGGGCGGAGAAAGAGCTCACAGAATTTGGGGAGAGTTGTGCAAATGAAATTGATGAGCGTGCGATACACACCGATCGGGAAGGTCAGCCCAAGCTCATTAAATACAATAAATTGGGGGAGGACATTTCCGAAGTTTGGGTGAACGAAGGGTACAAGAAGACCGTCGAGGAAACTTATAATAGAGGGATTGTCGGGTATGTGCACAAGGAAATCCCTGAGCTCGGCCAACAAGGAAACTATCTTTATTCCTACGCACAAGGTTACCTCCTTTCCCAAACCGAACCAGGATTCTACTGTCCAGTCACGCTAACCATGGCTACTGCATATCTTTTAGACCATTATGCTGATCAGCACATTAAGGATAAATTCCTGCCTCATGTCATTTCAACTGGAGAAGTGGAGCTCTTTGAGGGAGCAACCTTTCTAACTGAACGACAGGGTGGGTCCGATGTAGGGGCCAACGAGACGAAGGCGGTACGCAATTCGGACGGAAGCACCTATCTTTTGACCGGTGAAAAGTATTTTGCCTCCAATGCTGGGCAGTGTGGTGTAGCTATGGTGTTGGCGAGAATGGAAGGAGCGCCAAAAGGGACGAAGGGGCTCAGCCTGTTTGCTGTGCCTTGGCGGAAGGAAGATGGAAGCGGCAAGTTGAATGGCATTGAAATTAGGCGCCTGAAGGATAAGCTCGGCGTCCGTGCAGTGCCTTCAGCGGAAGTTCTTTTCCATGATGCTGAGGGATACCTTGTTGGGGAACCGTCCAAAGGTATCTATTATATGATGGAAGCTTTGAACCTGTCGCGTGTTTGCAATGCAATTGCGTCGATCGGGATCATGCAAAGAGCATACACGGAAGCACGCAACTATGCGACGAGCCGTGTGACGTTTGGCGATCAATTAATCAATTTTCCGATGATCCGTGAATCATTGGTGGATATGGCTGTAAAGCAAGAGGTGGAAACGAGTGCGATGTTTGAGCTAGTTGCACTTTTTGACCGGGTCATGCGAAAAGAAAGCAAACAAGTGTCAGAAGAAGAGGTCATCCTGAACCGATTGCTGATCGCCCTTTTGAAAAAAGAAACCGCAGAGCAGGCAGTACACTTTTCCCATGAAGCAATTGAAATGCACGGAGGAAATGGATTTATTGAGGATTTCGTGACGCCAAGGCTGCTGCGAGATGCCCAAGTGTTGACGGTATGGGAGGGAACAGCGAATATTCTCGGTATGGAAGTGCTGAGGTTGATGGGTAGATTCAAGGTGGACCGCATTTTCATAGATGCTATGAGAAAAAGGCTTTCTGCTATTGATACCTTGGAAACCCCCATGAAGGAACCGGTCGAACAGGCTTTGATAAGACTGCAGGAGCTTTGTGATTTTACAGGCAGTTGTGCTCCTGAGATTCAGACCGTCTACTCCAAAAAGATTGCCAGTTTGATGGTGAAGATTTTTGAGAGCTTGGTGGCATTAGAGGGTGCAAATACTGGTGATGTCCGTGAAAAGGCGAAGGCGAAATTGTTCCTGCAGGTGAGCTGGAAGGATTCCGACTTGTGGTTTGACAGGGATAATAAGAAGCTGGAATACTTCGACTTGATCGTGAACTGGGAAGAGAGCATGGTTGGTGCGGAGTAATATAAAGGCTAATATCGTAAACTTTGTTGCTCTTACGTATTTAAAAACCAACCGTTATATACAGCGATGTAAGCACTAAAAAGTCCAATTTTCGACTTTTTACTAGTGAAGAGCAACAATCTTTGAGAAAAGAACCTATATAAAACAGGCAGCCTACCAAAGGCTGCCTGTTATCATTCTCAAGCTATGCAACACGCTTTTCCACACCGTCAGACTTTTCTTTATGATGCTTCACAACTTGGCTAACAAACCAACCCAATACAACCAAGGTTAATACGGATCCTAGAATCAGGGAAATATTATAATTCATCCCCAAACCTTCTGGCGCGTAGAAGATATACGTACAGACTACGCCTGTCATGAACAGTGCTGGCACACTCGCGATCCAGTGGAATTTGTGCTCTTTTAGTAGATATATGGCTGCGGTCCAGAGCATTACGGTTGCTACAAGCTGGTTCGTCCATCCTACATATCTCCAAAGGAACGTATAGTCGATAGTAGCAAGGAAAAGTGCTGGTGCTGCCAATAATAACGTTACCAAAAGGACTTTTACTTTCCCTTCCATGTTAAAGAACTTGGAGAACACTTCTGTCAAAATCATACGAGAGGAGCGAAGTGCTGTATCTCCCGTTGTGATCGGCAGGATGATGACTCCTAGTATTGCAAGGATCCCACCAAGTGTCCCTAGTAGGGAAATGGAAATTTCGTTGACTACATAGGACGGTCCGCCAATCGCAAGTGCATCTTGCAGCCCGCCTGTACCGTTGAAAAATGTCATGCCTGCTGCTGCCCAGACAAGGGCGATTACGCCTTCTGTAATCATTGCTCCGTAGAAGATTTTACGTCCATGGGATTCTTTCTTCATCGTGCAGGCGACAATAGGACTTTGTGTACAATGAAAGCCGGAAATTGCCCCACAAGAGATGGTGACCATCAAGAGCGGCCAGATTGGAAGTTCCTGTGGATGTAAGTTTGCAAATGTTAGGTTCGGAATCTGCTTATCTGTGAATAAAAGTGCAACAGCAATGGCAACAGCCATGAACAGCAGGATCGCACCAAGTAAGGGATATATTTTACCGATTACTCGATTGACAGGTAATAGAGTAGCCAATAAAAAATACCCGAAAATCAATAGTAGGGCCATCATGAAGCTAAGCGGAGTCAATTGGGCAATCAATTGGGCGGGTCCAGCTGTGAAGGCCGCCGCCACAAGTACCATCAACACAAGCGA is part of the Sutcliffiella sp. FSL R7-0096 genome and harbors:
- a CDS encoding 2-oxoglutarate dehydrogenase E1 component, with the translated sequence MSKVEVEQIWERFYGPNMGYVYDMYEKYQHDPESVDGSIRALFEELGPPPGMDSISISAEGSKSDASIQQAVPQTAIKKVISANKLLRNIRELGHLAANINPLHQEPQDDVGFLDVETYGLSKQDLVQIPVDLVWEAAPEAISNAWEAYEHLKRIYTGTIAYEFGHIHDEEEQTWLNSYIENTRIERPFSKEQRVELLERLISVDGFEKFLHKTFVGQKRFSIEGLDMLVPMFDKLIQSGCEDGTKNISIGMAHRGRLNVLAHVLGKPYELIFSEFHHSPNKELVPSEGSRGINFGWSGDVKYHMGADRKVTGEKEQVVRINLAHNPSHLEFVNPVVQGVARASQEDRSEKGYPKQNKQSSFSVLVHGDAAFPGEGVVAETLNLTKLKGYATGGTIHIIANNLLGFTTNFGDSRSTKYASDLAKGYEIPVIHVNADDPESCLAVMVFAYEYRKKFKKDIVIDLIGYRRFGHNEMDDANVTQPLLYEKINNHPVIAEKYGKELVNRGILSEEDVTGKKTEFMQKLQGIFDELRKEDEGNVKIKQVPKPISDQVPELETAVPENVLKSINSNLVKFPETFTVYPKLGRILKKRESLLANANKVDWSLGETLAFASILADGTPIRLTGQDSERGTFSHRHLVLHDNKTGERFIPLHELPEAKASLSLYNSPLSETAVLGFDYGYSVQSPESLVIWEAQFGDFVNVAQVIIDQFIASGRAKWGQKSSLVMLLPHGYEGQGPEHSSGRVERFLNSAAENNWIVANVTSAAQYFHLLRRQAKLTTKEDARPLIVMTPKSLLRNSMTVSEVSELTEGKFKLLVEEKRTGQNKDQVKRLALCTGKVAIDLAAKIDEKGSDEVESLHIARVEQLYPFPQKEVEELAAQFPNLEEIVWVQEEPKNMGAWPVVKANLHEIATDGISVDYIGRPKRSSPATGEPHIHKQEQAWIVEDTVNVDKGHGGENK
- the odhB gene encoding 2-oxoglutarate dehydrogenase complex dihydrolipoyllysine-residue succinyltransferase, which gives rise to MIEIKVPELAESITEGTIAEWTVKTGDAIEKGETIAELETDKVNVEIKSDFSGVIQELLAEPGDNVVVGQVIAKLGEEGASAASEAAPKEAPKAEEAPKAEPAKETAPAVEDKRTGKSRTVASPAARKKARELGIDLDEVSYRDPMGRVRVEDVEAHNQAKNAPNVEAPSKPAAAPSKPAAAASAQDDARVERIKMSRRRQTIAKRLVEAQHTAAMLTTFNEVDMTAVMDVRNRRKDAFFKKNGVKLGFMSFFTKAVIGALKSFPLLNAEIQGDEILLKKFYDIGVAVSTEEGLVVPVVRDADKLSFAGIEKEIGDLGKKARDNALGLKDLQGGTFTITNGGIFGSLYSTPILNTPQVGILGMHTIQRRPVVVDDNDTVEVRPMMYIALSYDHRIVDGKDAVQFLVRVKQLLEDPEDLLLEG
- a CDS encoding DUF4352 domain-containing protein, producing the protein MKKYLSLLFIGLLVVVMAACSADDKETTEVNEEGFAEEREASEDEESLIPIGETAETEGGSFTYHARNNRLKPIETDSFSINVDKVSVMSGKLSGGFKEYLGQDEIQYIQFDLEVENTSSNSLNFEAYQASIVTSSGEEIEAPDSRLTTKSEDTGELNERFTGGEKKQGAIFFLLEETKAEDVEWVQIKMKAPVDENNEKVGEDIKIKVKL
- a CDS encoding Gfo/Idh/MocA family oxidoreductase; amino-acid sequence: MIKTALLSKWHVHAQEYAEEAIQNEHITLTHVWDEQKERGQAWADELGLTFEEEIDNIFRNQEIDAVIVASPTSMHTEIITKAAEHGKHVFTEKVLAETEADARAILQEVEKHGVKLMVSLPRLTAAYYLYTQQVADQGLLGRITTIRCRVAHNGSVPTEQHPEGWLPQHFYDKELCGGGAFIDLGAHPIYLTNRLGGKVKAVTARFKQTFDHEVDDNAVAIVEYQSGALGILETGFVSSGSPFQLEVYGTEGTLMIEDDTIRIRSINLEEGWHSPTQEELPKDAPSAMPQWVSHIRSGTKPDISYQDAYLLTLINDAARRSNEEGRRIEI
- a CDS encoding GNAT family N-acetyltransferase, whose protein sequence is MSHFEITVIPYEPKYAEETIIMWRDSKFGAIGKNEMHSFESHVNFLNQILPMEFTVELAIVDEKVVGMIAYNRLQVSQLYIHSGFQNVGIGKKLLDRAKEQSNGTLTLYTFEVNKIAQRFYEKNGFVIIGGGSDNEENLPDIKYEWKAK